The DNA window TAAGCCAGCAAAGAACGCACCTCCTGAGCGGCCTCGACCATCGCACTCAGGGCCGCCTCGACTTCGGGCCAGCCGCGGGTTTTTAAGCCACAATCGGGGTTCACCCACAGCCGCCGGGCAGGAATCACATCGACTGCCTTGCTCAGCAGGCCGACCATTTCGCGCGAGGAAGGAACGCGGGGCGAGTGGATATCGTAGACACCTGGTCCGATTTCATTTGGATAACGAAATTCCACGAATCCCTCCAGAAGTTCCATCTGCGATCGGCTGGTTTCAATCGAAATGACATCGGCATCGAGGGCCGCGATCGACGGCAAGATCTCGTTGAACTCGCAGTAGCACATGTGTGTGTGAATCTGCGTTTCGTCTTTAACCCCACTCGATGCCAGGCGAAACGCGTCCACCGCCCACGCCAAGTAGCCTGGTTGATCAAACTTCCGTAGCGGCAATCCTTCCCTGAGGGCTGGCTCGTCAATCTGGATCACGCCGATGCCGGCGCGTTCCAAGTCGATCGCTTCCTCTCGAATCGCTAACGCAACTTGCTGACAGGTTTCTTGCCGAGGTTGATCGTCTCGCACAAACGACCAGCACAAAATCGTTACTGGGCCTGTCAGCATGCCCTTCACCGGTCGATCGGTTAGCGATTGGGCGTATGCGGCCATCGGAACAGTCATCGGCGTCAATCGATCGACATCCCCAAAGATGATGGGAGGCTTCACACAACGCGATCCGTAGCTTTGCACCCACCCGTTCTTCGAAACGGCGAATCCTTCTAACTGCTCGCCGAAGTATTCGACCATGTCGTTCCGTTCAAACTCGCCATGCACCAGCACGTCGAGCCCTAGCGATTCTTGTCGACGAATGCACACTTCCGTCTCGCTTTGCAGAAACTGGCGGTATTCTTCAGCGGAAAGTTCCCCTTTGCGAAACGCAGCTCGAGCTTGACGAACGGCTCCGGTTTGTGGGAACGAACCTATCGTGGTGGTTGGAAATAGTGGCAACTTCAAGCGATCTCGCTGCCGAGATTGCCGCTTCTCATAGTTACTTTGGCGACGCAAACTCTCAGGCGAAACAGCGGCCACGCGATCGCGAACGGCCGGGTTATGGGTACGAATCGAAGACCGTCGCGATTCGATCGCCGCAGCATTCTGCTGCAGTGCCGGCGCAACGGAATCGGGGCCGTTGTTGATCGCTTTAGTAATCGTTGCAATCTCGTCGAGCTTCTGTCGGGCGAACGCTAACCATGATTTTACTTCGTTGTCGATCTCCGTTTCTGTCGCTAAGTCTACGGGACTATGCAGCAGCGAGCAGCTCGCCGCAATGAACAACCGTTCGCTACCGATTGCCGCCGCGGCCGACTCTGCCAATGCGATTGCCTTCGTCAAGTTCGTTCGCCAGACATTGCGTCCATCGACCAGCCCCAGCGAAAGAAACTGATCTTCACGAACATGCTGAAGTGCTTCACGTAATTGCTCTGGGCCGCAGACCAAGTCCAAATGGACGGCGGCAACGGGAAGTTCAAAGGCCAACGGCAAGTTCTCGCGCAACGACTCGAAGTAGCTAGTCAGGACCAACTGCGATTTGCCGAACGAACCACTCAACACGTTCAGACTGTGCCGCAAAGCCTGTTTCGCTTCGTCGTCTAAATCGAGGGCTAAGACAGGCTCGTCCCATTGCACCCACGTGCATCCTGCTTCGCTTAGTTGCTGAAGCAAGCCTTCGTACACCGGCAACAAACGGTCGAGCAGCACCAGCGGCGATTCGTTCGATCCCTTCAGTTTTCCCAGCAAAAGCAAACTAACTGGCCCTAACACAACAGGCCGTGCGTCTGCTGAAATCTGCTGAGCGGCGATCACCTGCTTCAGGAACGACTCGGCGTCCAAGTGGAATTCCTGGTCGGTGGACCACTCCGGCACAATGTAGTGATAGTTGGTGTTAAACCACTTCGTCATCTCCATCGCCGGCAAATCAACACCTTGTTGCGATCCCCGTGCCATGGCGAAGTAGCGATCGAGATGGCTGACCAATTTCGCGGTTCGATAAGCGGCGGGGACCGCTCCGACCCGAATTGCCCAGTCGAGCACATGGTCGTAGAGCGAAAAGTCACCGACAGGAACCTGCGTAATCCCTGCTTCCGCTTGCCATTGCCAATTCGTGGCGCGGACTTCAGCGGCCCCTTCATTGAGGGCTTCTGCACCAATTTTGCCCTGCCAGTATCGCTCCAGCAGTCGCTTGAGCTCGCGGTTGGCTCCCATTCGTGGAAATCCCAGGTTCGTCGCAATTGCCATGATGGTTACAGTCCTTGTTTGAGTTAATTGGGTGATAACACTTGCGGTTGGGAGCAGTCTACAACTACGATAAGGGTGGTCACAGTTTTGCATTGTCGGTTTGTTCGTGGTTACAGAAGTGCCCCGAGCCAGGCCTGTGGCAGATTTCGTGATGAACATGGGTGACAGTTGAAAATGGCTTCCAACAGCAGCAAATCGACGTCGGGCGACGAGAGCACGCTCTACTACCAGTTGGCGGACAAGATCCGTCGCTTGGTGCAATCGGGGGCGTTTACCCCGGGCGAGAAGTTGCCGTCCATTCGGCGCCTCAGCGAAGAACATCGGGTTAGCTTAAATACAGCGAAGTCAGCACTCGCCTTGCTGGAAGACTGGCGCGTGATCGAAGTTCGCCCGCAATCTGGCCATTACGTTCGTCGACCTGCGGAGGAACTGCCGAAGCTTTCCACGACGAATCCCAACGGCGAAGCCTGTGTTATTCAGACCAACATTCCGACCCGCATGAACGCCGCGATTGGATCGGGGGCTCAGCCAACGCTGGGTGCCGCGGTGCAGTCAACGCAATTGATGCCGCTGCAAGTGCTCAATCGCTCGTACCAGAAAGTGATGCGCGAGCTTCCCGACGCGTGTTTTGGCTACGACGGGGTTCCTGGGCATGAAACGCTGCGAAAGTCGATTGCCAAACGTGGCACCGAAGCGGGCTATGTGGTCAGCCCTGACGACATCGTGATTACCAGCGGCGCGAAAGAAGCCGTTTATTTGTCGATCAAATGCGTTGCCCCTCCCGGCAGTATCGTGGCGATCGAGTCGCCCGCCTACTATGCTCTGCTCGAAGTGCTTCAATCACTGGGGCTAAAAGCGGTGGAAGTGGCCTGCGATCCGGAAACAGGCATCCAGCTCGATCACTTGGACCATGTACTCGGAAAGTACGATATCGCCGCCTGTGCGATCGTCTCGAACTTCTCCAACCCAACCGGTAGTTTGATGCCGGAGGAAAATAAAGAGCGGTTGGTCGAGATCTTAAATCGTTACCAGGTGCCGTTGGTCGAAGACGATGTCTACGGCGATCTGTCGTTCCGTTCGCCTAGGTCTCGGGCGGTCAAAGCATTCGATACCGAGGGGCGTGTGCTGTACTGCGGTTCGTTCAGCAAGACTCTTTCCCCTGGCCTCCGCCTCGGTTGGTCGATCCCTGGACGTTATCTGCAACAGTTCCAGCTCATGAAGCTGGTGGTCAATCAATGCACGTCGGTCGCGCCTCAATTGGTCGCCGCCGAGATTCTCGAGACAGGCGCCTACGATCGCCACTTGCGAAAAGTCCGAGCTTCGTTTGCCGAGCAAATGGACGACGCCTTACGTGCGGTCCGCAATTGTTTCCCCTCCGGCGTTCGTGCATCTCGACCGTTGGGTGGCCACGTTTTGTGGATTGAAATGCCTCGCCATGTCGACGCGATGCAGATGTATCACACGCTGAGTGACGAAGGAATCCAATTCGCCCCAGGGCCGATCTTTTCCCCCAGCGGCGCCTTCCGAAATTACATCCGCATTAACACGGGCTTTCCCTGGTCACCGGTGCTACACCGACAGGTCGAACGGATGGGCGATTACATCCGTCATGGGAAGTAGTGATTGTTTTAGACCGCTAAGTAGGCGTTTATTGATTTCTGCGCGCGCGATCCAACATGGCAATGGGCCGATTGGCCACGAATCCGGGACTTCCGTAGGTCGTCCCTATTAAATTCCTGACGCAGACTTTAATAGAACGCGGGCCAGTGCTAATCGTCGTTTGGCTTCCGATACTTTGCGAATGGACTATCGACCGGCGAGAACAGCATGTGACCAACTTCGGCAGCGAAGAGCAGCACATGGGCTGAGAGGAAAATCCACATCACGGTAATCACCAAAGCGCCACTCGTGGCGTAGGCGGTGGCGACGACGTTGCCTTCGGCGACTCGGTTGATGATGTACTTGCCACCTTGGAACAGGGCCGTGCCGATGATCGCACCGCCTAGCACTTCTCGCCAGGGCGGGCGCTTCATGGGTAGGAATCGCAGCATGCAATAGAAGACAATTGCCACGGCCACCCACGAGATGACTTGGAACGTGATGAAGTTCTGGTTCTCCAGCGAAATGAAGCGGCCAATCGGCAGTCTCACCCAAATGGAATGCGACCACGTACTAAGCAGTGTCGCTAAGGCCAGCAGCAATCCGGTACCGATCGAAAACAGCGTTGCTCGCACGCGGCCGAGAACCACTGAGATCAAACCGCCACGTAGTCCCTCGACCGTGAAGCCATAGATGCGATTGAGTGCGACCCGCAGTTGCATAAACGTCGCTGAGGCACTCCAAACCGCGATAAAGCTGAAAAACGCGGTCGGCAAGACGGTTGCTTTGCGAAATGCGGACAGCTTCACCTGGTCGACAATCGCTTTGCCGTAGTTTTCGCCGATGGCATTATCGAGAAACTCGCTCGCCATCTCGCGGGCACCCGCGTCGTTCTCCAAAATCTGGCCGGCGATCGAAATCGAAAAGACCACAATCGGTGCCAGTGAGAAAATAACGTAGAAAGCGACCGCAGCAGCCGACGTCGAATGGTCGTGTTCGATCCACCGAGTAAAAAACCTGGAAATAAATGTTTTCCACGGCTCGAGCATGCCGAAATCCGGTTTGCGCTGGGAAGGGAAGTTTTCGTGCATCAAGACCGCCATTTTAGCCGTGATTTACGCGC is part of the Blastopirellula marina genome and encodes:
- the metE gene encoding 5-methyltetrahydropteroyltriglutamate--homocysteine S-methyltransferase; amino-acid sequence: MAIATNLGFPRMGANRELKRLLERYWQGKIGAEALNEGAAEVRATNWQWQAEAGITQVPVGDFSLYDHVLDWAIRVGAVPAAYRTAKLVSHLDRYFAMARGSQQGVDLPAMEMTKWFNTNYHYIVPEWSTDQEFHLDAESFLKQVIAAQQISADARPVVLGPVSLLLLGKLKGSNESPLVLLDRLLPVYEGLLQQLSEAGCTWVQWDEPVLALDLDDEAKQALRHSLNVLSGSFGKSQLVLTSYFESLRENLPLAFELPVAAVHLDLVCGPEQLREALQHVREDQFLSLGLVDGRNVWRTNLTKAIALAESAAAAIGSERLFIAASCSLLHSPVDLATETEIDNEVKSWLAFARQKLDEIATITKAINNGPDSVAPALQQNAAAIESRRSSIRTHNPAVRDRVAAVSPESLRRQSNYEKRQSRQRDRLKLPLFPTTTIGSFPQTGAVRQARAAFRKGELSAEEYRQFLQSETEVCIRRQESLGLDVLVHGEFERNDMVEYFGEQLEGFAVSKNGWVQSYGSRCVKPPIIFGDVDRLTPMTVPMAAYAQSLTDRPVKGMLTGPVTILCWSFVRDDQPRQETCQQVALAIREEAIDLERAGIGVIQIDEPALREGLPLRKFDQPGYLAWAVDAFRLASSGVKDETQIHTHMCYCEFNEILPSIAALDADVISIETSRSQMELLEGFVEFRYPNEIGPGVYDIHSPRVPSSREMVGLLSKAVDVIPARRLWVNPDCGLKTRGWPEVEAALSAMVEAAQEVRSLLA
- a CDS encoding PLP-dependent aminotransferase family protein, which translates into the protein MASNSSKSTSGDESTLYYQLADKIRRLVQSGAFTPGEKLPSIRRLSEEHRVSLNTAKSALALLEDWRVIEVRPQSGHYVRRPAEELPKLSTTNPNGEACVIQTNIPTRMNAAIGSGAQPTLGAAVQSTQLMPLQVLNRSYQKVMRELPDACFGYDGVPGHETLRKSIAKRGTEAGYVVSPDDIVITSGAKEAVYLSIKCVAPPGSIVAIESPAYYALLEVLQSLGLKAVEVACDPETGIQLDHLDHVLGKYDIAACAIVSNFSNPTGSLMPEENKERLVEILNRYQVPLVEDDVYGDLSFRSPRSRAVKAFDTEGRVLYCGSFSKTLSPGLRLGWSIPGRYLQQFQLMKLVVNQCTSVAPQLVAAEILETGAYDRHLRKVRASFAEQMDDALRAVRNCFPSGVRASRPLGGHVLWIEMPRHVDAMQMYHTLSDEGIQFAPGPIFSPSGAFRNYIRINTGFPWSPVLHRQVERMGDYIRHGK
- a CDS encoding YihY/virulence factor BrkB family protein is translated as MHENFPSQRKPDFGMLEPWKTFISRFFTRWIEHDHSTSAAAVAFYVIFSLAPIVVFSISIAGQILENDAGAREMASEFLDNAIGENYGKAIVDQVKLSAFRKATVLPTAFFSFIAVWSASATFMQLRVALNRIYGFTVEGLRGGLISVVLGRVRATLFSIGTGLLLALATLLSTWSHSIWVRLPIGRFISLENQNFITFQVISWVAVAIVFYCMLRFLPMKRPPWREVLGGAIIGTALFQGGKYIINRVAEGNVVATAYATSGALVITVMWIFLSAHVLLFAAEVGHMLFSPVDSPFAKYRKPNDD